One Gammaproteobacteria bacterium genomic window, GGCTGCATCGCTGTCAGGTCGAAGTCCTGGAGGGTCTTATATTTATAAGTCTAGCGTCACAAGGCAACGCGGAGTTTGATCAGATCAGGCGCAACCTGTTGCCTTATCTCAAACCGCATGGTTTGGCACAGACCAAAGTTGCCCATCGGGAGGTTTATCCGACCAATGCGAACTGGAAGCTTGCAGTAGAAAATTTTCGTGAGTGCTACCACTGTCTGCCCTCTCATCCGCAATACAGCCAAGTTAACGACTATGTCCGTGCGGGTGAACGTGGTTCCAAAGCCTATGAGGCAATGACCAAACAGTTCGCGGAAGTCGCAAGGAGTAAGGGTCGAAAGGCTGGTATGGAACATTTCCCATTGCCTATTCAGCCCCACCAGGTCTGGCGGCTTCCCATACAGGAAGGTTATAGGACATTGACCCGTGATGGCAGCCCGGCAGGTCCATTACTGGGTGAGTTTGAGGAGTACGATGGCGCTGAAACCGCCACTTTTATTGGGGCACTCTCATATTTGTATGTCACAAATGATCATGCAACCACCTTTCGATTTACACCGAAGACTCCCGAATTTACGGAAGTTATGGTGTCCTGGCTGGTACGTGAAGATGCGAAAGAAGGCGTTGACTACGATCTCGAGCATCTGAAATGGATGTGGGACGTGACCACGATCCAAGATACAAAGATCATTAATGATAATCAGAAAGGTGTGAATTCAAGCCGCTATTCACCGGGGCGGTATAGTGAGCATGAACTCTCGACGGCTAACTTTGTTGCCTGGTATTTGTGGCGGCTTTCTGGGCCTACAGACACCGAATGCCCGATTAGGGAAGCTAGGTTTTTTTACGAAAAAATGTCTTAGTCTGATAATCCAGATCCTGTAACAAAATCGGAGCAACGATCAGAGTTTCTTCTTGGGGATGGTGCGAATGTTCAGATCAGTGATCAGGGTTGAGACATAGCTCGATACTTCTTTCTTGGTGCCCTGGCGGTAGCCGGTTACTGTGGACACTGAATTAGCAACGACATACTTGTAGCAACGACCGTTGGAGCCACCGCTGGGCAGGTCAGCTTTCTCGATTTCGAGCATACCATATTCGAGGTGGGCAAAATTTTCGAGATCTAGCACTATGGGTGCTTCGCCTTTTCTGTGTATTGTCTTTATGTCCGCCATTCCTGACCTTGAGTTGATTTAAGACTGTCTTTAAAGCCGGCCGGTTACTGAACAGAGATCTCTTTGTCAGCCGACAAGAAGTATTTGTTAACGCATGCATGTCACACACTACAACAAGTTGAGTATAACATTTTTGTGTAAATGAAGCCAGAATGCAGGATGAGGCGTCATAAGAAGTTACTATCTAGGCTGAAAACAGATCGAGATTGATTGAATTACGTGGTTCGTTCTGTGATTCTTGGTGTCATTCAGGCGGTCGGCCAATTTCATTATGATTATTGAACAAGGTTATTCAGGATTTGGCGGCGCAGTGACAGCGCCTCATCACCTGGCAGCACAGGCGGGCGGGCGAGTGCTGGCTGATGGCGGTAACGCAATCGAAGCGATGATTGCAGCGGCGGCTTGCATCGCAGTGGTTTACCCGCACATGAACGGGTTGGGGGGTGATAATTTTTGGCTTATACACCCGGGTCGAGGTATCCAGCCAGTTGGGTTTGATGCCTGTGGTGCTGCTGCGAAGCTTGCCGATGTTGAGTGGTATCGGGCGTCAGGATATGAGCGCATGCCCGCTCGTGGACCCAAGGCTGCGTCGACAGTTGCCGGTGCCGTATCAGGCTGGGGAAAGGCCTATGAATGGAGTAGCAGGCACTGTGGTGGGGAACTGCCATTGACGCGCTTGTTTGAGGACGCCATTTACTATGCCAGAGCTGGATTTTCGGCAACGGATACGCTCGCGAGCAATGCGCGCCTTAAGCGGGATGAGTTGGAATCTGTTGAAGGTTTCAGCAATCTATTTATGGGTAATGGCTCGACCCTGAATCCTGGAGAAAGGTTTTGCCAGCCACAACTGGCACAAACACTTGAACGGCTTGCGACCAGGGGTTTCGATGATTTTTATACGGGCGAGCTGTCGCACGATATTGCCGAAGACCTGGAACGGGTGGGCAGTCCGCTTCGATGGGCAGATCTTAATCGGCATCAACCCATTCAAGTAGACCCTTTGCAGCTGAGACTGGGTGAGACAGTGTTGTTCAATATGCCGCCACCGACCCAAGGCATCTCATCGCTGATGCTGCTAGGAATATTTGCAAGGCTGAGAGTTGAGTATGCAGATTGTTTTGAATATATACACGGTTTGCTGGAGTCGACAAAAAGAGCGTTTATGTACCGGGATCGCTATCTGACAGATCCTGAGCACATGACTGTCGACCCTTACCAATTGCTGTCTGATTCTTTGCTCGACCGTAACGCTGCAACAGTAAATTGGGACCAGGCAGCCCCATGGCCTGCCAAGGAGGACGGTGGCGATACTGTCTGGTTAGGGGCTGCCGATGCTGAGGGCCGGGTAGTCAGTTTCATACAGAGTCTTTATTGGGAATTTGGTTCCGGCGTTGTGCTGCCACAAACAGGCATCACCTGGCAAAACCGGGGGTCGAGTTTTTCATTGGATTCTGGGCACCACAACTGTTTGAAGCCCTTCCGGCGTCCGTTTCACACAATTCAACCGGCGCTTGCGCATCTGTCCGACGGCCGTGTTGTGGCCTATGGGAGCATGGGCGGGGACGGACAACCACAGACCCAGGCGATGATTCTTTCCCGTTATGAATGGTATGGGCAGGGTATTGGGCAGGCTATCAGCGCCCCGCGTTGGCTTCTGGGGAGGACCTGGGGTAGTGAGGTCACAAATGTCCGAATAGAAAACAGATTTCCAGCCGAGGTTCTTGATCGGCTGTTGTCTGTCGGTCACGAACTGGAGGTGATCGGTCCTTATGACGATACCATGGGCCATGCGGGCGCAATTGTGTTACACCCCGACGGACTGATAGAAGGCGCCAGCGATCCGCGTTCAGACGGCTCGGTCGCGGTGGTGTGAACCCATCAATCTAACGATTGGTGATATGTATCGCGCGGCCGTGTGTTGCCAGGGCGGCTTCGTGGATTGCTTCTGACAGGGTTGGGTGCGCATGTATGGTTTTCGACAGGTCAGTAGCTGTAATTTTCGCCTTCATCGCAAGCACTGCTTCCCCTATCAATTCAGAAATATGTGAACCAATCATATGTATTCCTAGAATCTGGTCAGTAGCGCTATCCGAGAGGATTTTAACGAAACCTTCGGTATTGCCTTGGGCTTTGGCGCGTCCGGTTGCCGCAAACGGGAACAATCCTTTCGAATAAGACCGTTCAGTTTGTTTGAGATTGGCCTCGGTTAAGCCCACCCAGGCTAATTCCGGGTCGGTGTAGATGATCCAAGGAATCACATTGAGGTCAACGTGGCCTTGACCGGTCGCAATTTGCTCTGCCACAGCCACACCTTCTTCAGAGGCCTTGTGGGCGAGCATGGGGCCGCGGACTGAGTCGCCGATTGCCCAGACATTGTGTTCACCTGTCAGGCAGTTTTCATCGACTTCGATAAAACCGCGACTATCGAGTGTCAGGCCAGTCGCCGGATCGAAAAGGTCATCCGTGTTTGGCTGGCGGCCTATCGCGACAACCAGTTTGTCGACCGTAAGTTTCAGTTCATGTTCCCCCTGAATATAGACTACCTCACAACCATTATTCATTGCGGTCGCACCTGTTACTCGGCAATCCAGTTGAATATTTAGATTCTGTTTCTTGAACTGGCGCAGGGCTTCACGTGCGATCTGTAGGTCAGCTGCAGGTAATAAATTTTCTGTCGCTTCGAGGATCGTCACCTTCGCACCCAGTCGGCGCCAGACGCTACCGAGTTCAAGACCGACAACACCGGCACCGATAACGCCCAGTACCTTGGGAACTGAAGGAAGTGACAGTGCAGCAGAAGAATCAATGATGTGTTCACCGTCAAAGGGTAGGCCGGGCAGGGACATCGGCTCAGATCCTGTCGCGATGACCACATGTCTGCTGCTTAGAATGTCGGGTGTTTGCCCGCCTGCTACCAGTGTGACTTCGACGTGGTGCTCAGTTAGAAGCTTGCCATACCCGTGAATTGCAGTCACGCCGTTGGCCTTAAAGAGCATGCCGATCCCATCAGTCAGTTCAGCGACAATCCTGTCTTTGCGGTCCATCATCTGTGGAATGTCCAGTTCTACCGTGTCAACAAAAATACCGTGCTTGGTAAAATCCTGGTGCAGTTGTTCAACATGCAACGAGCTGTCCAGTAGTGCTTTGGATGGAATGCAACCCACATTGAGGCAAGTCCCGCCGGGTGCAGGTTCGCCCCCGTTGTTTACCCGTTGATCAACACACGCAGTACGCAAGCCGAGCTGGGCGCAGCGTATGGCGCAAATGTAGCCGGCCGGTCCGGCACCGATGACGACAACATCGAAAGTGGCTTCAGCCATCTTCAGCTCTGTTCGACTGGTTTGACGGTCGGTTGGGTACGGTTACAGTGCCTGTACAGTCGAAGTCCGGACTGTCCGGCGTATCGCGAGATCTGTAATCACGCAGTTCCGGTATGCCCGAAACCACCATCGTGCCGATCACTTTGTTCAAAGGAATCAACGACTTCGAAAACAACTTTGACGACGGGTAGGAACGTCATCTGGGCAATTCGATCCCCCGGTTCGATCTGGAAATCCGATGAACCACGATTCCAGCAAGACACTTTGACTTCACCCTGGTAATCGCTGTCGATCAATCCCACTAGATTACCCAGAACGATACCGTGTTTGTGACCCAGACCGGACCGCGGCAGTAGCACTGCACAGACATTGGGGTCAGCGATGTGAACGGCGAAGCCCGTTGGTATCAGTTCACAACCACCGGGTTTAATCGTCAGGGTTTTATCAAGACAGGCCCTGATATCCATAGCAGCAGAGCCGTCTGTTGCGTAGGCGGGTAGCCCGAATGTCTCAGCAAGGCGAGGATCAAGTACTTTCAGCTGGATCTTTTGCATAAAAACGTTTTGCAATTTGGTCAATCAGATTTGCTGCCAGTTTGACCTTAGTGTCCTGGCCCAAGTCGGTTTCTGTATCCCGGTCAACGAGAATAAGGGCGTTTTGATCGCTCCCGAATGGCTTGTCTTTGCCTTCTACAAGATTTGCAACCATTAGGTCGACGTTCTTACGTTTGAGTTTATCGCGAGCGTTGTCGATGGCTCGTTCCGTTTCAGCTGCGAAGCCGACGATGAAGGGAGGTGACGGTCGAGCGGCCATTGAAGCGAGTATATCGGGGTTGCGAACGAGCTTGATTGTCATCTCGTACGCGTCCTTTTTTATTTTCTGGGGCATGCTTTCCGCGGGGCGGTAATCTGCAACGGCCGCAGCACAGATCAGGATATCAGTTGAATCAATTTTTAATTCAACGGCGACCAGCATTTCCTGTGCAGAAACAACATTTTCGACCTGAACACCCACTGGTGGTGTCAATGCAGTCGGACCGCTAATCAGTGTGACTGAAGCGCCTGCGATTCGAGCGGCAGTTGCCACTGCATAACCCATTTTTCCAGAACTGTGATTCGTCAAGGCCCGCACTGGGTCCAGAGCTTCCCAAGTGGGGCCGGCAGTCACCATAACTTGGACACCATCAAGGCTGCCGGGAGATCGACTCTGCTCCAGATGCTCGATGATCACTTCTGGCTCCTGCATACGGCCGGGGCCAACTTCACCACAGGCCTGTGGGCCTGTTCCTGGATCAAGGACGGTGACGTTCCAGGTACGCAGGGTGTCCACATTCCGCTGGGTGGCCGTCTTTTCCCACATCACATGATTCATTGCCGGCGCAATGGTAATCGGTGCTTCCGATGCCAAGCACAGAGTACTAAGCAGAGTATCGGCAAGGCCAGTCGCTAAGCGCGCGATGAAGTCAGCGCTTGCCGGCGCAACAATGATCTGATCCGCCCACCGGGCCAATTCGATGTGTCCCATCCCAGCTTCTGCACTGGCATCCAGCAGGGAATCGTGTACTGGATTTCCGCTGGTCGCCTGGAGAGTTAGAGGTGTGATAAACGCCTTGCCTGCGGGGGTTACAACGACGCGAACGTCGGCCCCGGCATCTCGCAGCCTGCGGGTCAGCTCCACGCTTTTATAGGCTGCGATCCCGCCGGTAATTCCAACTACAATGTTCGTGCCATCAATAGCGCTCATAAGCGGAAGTCTAACGGTTGTAGATTGGTCGGGAAACAAGGTGTCTGCTGATAATGGCCTGTTGTGCCCCAATAGCCTGGTTTTTGGCCGGACTTTCAGGGAAAGCCGATTTCTGGTATAAATCCCCCCCCTTGAATACCAGAAAAGAGCAACAGGTCAATGGCTAGAGTGTGCCAGATTACGGGAAAGCGGACAGTGTCCGGCAACAATGTTTCCCACGCAAACAACAGAACGAAGCGTACTTTTAAGCCGAATATTCATGATCGGCGATTTTGGGTCGAAAGTGAAAAGCGTTGGGTACGGCTTCGCGTGTCTCACAAGGGACTGCGGATTATCGACAAGAAGGGCATTGATTCAGTGCTTAAAGACCTTCGCGCTCGCGGTGAACGAGTTTGATAATAGTATACTGAGGGCATCAGGCTCAGGGAGAAACAGGCATGAGAGACAAGATTCGACTGACATCATCAGCTGGCACGGGTCACTTTTACACGACGACCAAAAATAAGCGGACAACACCAGATAAGATGGAAATTAAGAAGTATGATCCGGTTGTGCGTAAACACGTGATCTACAAAGAAGGTAAGATCAAGTAGATTTGTTGTTTTCGACTCGCGCCAAAGCCCTCCTCGCGAGGGCTTTTTAAATCCGATCCCAAACGAAGGATCAGTTGAGCAGTAGCCGGTATCCCTTGAGCTTTTCTGCAAATAGTTCGAGTGAGCGAATACCTGATGATTCAGCATGTCGGCACCAGTCGTTCAACTGCTGAATCAGTATCTCACTCGATGCTGAGGAACGTTGCCAGATTTCCTGGAGCCGAAGTTTTGCCTCGTACACAGTGCTGATTCGTGGCGACAGGGTCAGAGCATGAGTGAGTTTTTCCTGAGCGCGGGAGTTCAATCTGGTTTTTTCACGTAGAATCAGTTTTGACGCTCTTCGGAAGAGCCTGAACTTGGACCGACTGATGTTTCGGATTGCATGGGCTTCGTCTTGGCACACGGTAGTCACGACCTCACGCGCGTAGTCAGCCATGATCTCGAATCGGTTACCGATCAACGCGCGAAGGGTTTCGATATCACAGTGAGTTGTCTCTGACCGTGTAATCAGCACCGGTGGTTGCTTGGGTGCTTTTGCGAGGCTGAGGTATTCAAGTATTCTGATGTAGAGCCACCCGAGATCTATTTCCCAGGGGTTTGCCGAAAAGCGAGCGGATCCCGCAAATGCATGATGATTGTTATGCAGTTCCTCTCCGCCAATCAGAATGCCCCAGGGGACGATGTTTCGACTTGCATCCCCCAGTTCGTAGTTTCGATAACCCAGGAAGTGGCCGA contains:
- the lpdA gene encoding dihydrolipoyl dehydrogenase codes for the protein MAEATFDVVVIGAGPAGYICAIRCAQLGLRTACVDQRVNNGGEPAPGGTCLNVGCIPSKALLDSSLHVEQLHQDFTKHGIFVDTVELDIPQMMDRKDRIVAELTDGIGMLFKANGVTAIHGYGKLLTEHHVEVTLVAGGQTPDILSSRHVVIATGSEPMSLPGLPFDGEHIIDSSAALSLPSVPKVLGVIGAGVVGLELGSVWRRLGAKVTILEATENLLPAADLQIAREALRQFKKQNLNIQLDCRVTGATAMNNGCEVVYIQGEHELKLTVDKLVVAIGRQPNTDDLFDPATGLTLDSRGFIEVDENCLTGEHNVWAIGDSVRGPMLAHKASEEGVAVAEQIATGQGHVDLNVIPWIIYTDPELAWVGLTEANLKQTERSYSKGLFPFAATGRAKAQGNTEGFVKILSDSATDQILGIHMIGSHISELIGEAVLAMKAKITATDLSKTIHAHPTLSEAIHEAALATHGRAIHITNR
- the dut gene encoding dUTP diphosphatase, yielding MQKIQLKVLDPRLAETFGLPAYATDGSAAMDIRACLDKTLTIKPGGCELIPTGFAVHIADPNVCAVLLPRSGLGHKHGIVLGNLVGLIDSDYQGEVKVSCWNRGSSDFQIEPGDRIAQMTFLPVVKVVFEVVDSFEQSDRHDGGFGHTGTA
- the rpmG gene encoding 50S ribosomal protein L33; amino-acid sequence: MRDKIRLTSSAGTGHFYTTTKNKRTTPDKMEIKKYDPVVRKHVIYKEGKIK
- a CDS encoding aromatic ring-hydroxylating dioxygenase subunit alpha, with translation MFQSDIDGLIRRQQSGWTLEQAFYRSPEIYQLEFQQVLSPQWLYVEHESELPEPGDFLTYEIGEESIIIVRGFDQQLRAFFNVCRHRGSQICLKKNGNIRRFVCPYHAWAYDLDGKLISARHMADDFDHSQHGLHRCQVEVLEGLIFISLASQGNAEFDQIRRNLLPYLKPHGLAQTKVAHREVYPTNANWKLAVENFRECYHCLPSHPQYSQVNDYVRAGERGSKAYEAMTKQFAEVARSKGRKAGMEHFPLPIQPHQVWRLPIQEGYRTLTRDGSPAGPLLGEFEEYDGAETATFIGALSYLYVTNDHATTFRFTPKTPEFTEVMVSWLVREDAKEGVDYDLEHLKWMWDVTTIQDTKIINDNQKGVNSSRYSPGRYSEHELSTANFVAWYLWRLSGPTDTECPIREARFFYEKMS
- a CDS encoding fatty acid desaturase, translated to MATLPWWGYILIVLATTHLTIISVTLFLHRNQAHRAFSLHKVVSHFFRGWLWLTAGIVTRQWVAVHRKHHATVETNDDPHSPQILGVHRVLWLGLFLYRKAAADRETLNKYGSGTPDDWIERNIYTRFPNTGITLLLILELLAFGPLAGTLVWLAQMVWIPFWAAGVINGLGHFLGYRNYELGDASRNIVPWGILIGGEELHNNHHAFAGSARFSANPWEIDLGWLYIRILEYLSLAKAPKQPPVLITRSETTHCDIETLRALIGNRFEIMADYAREVVTTVCQDEAHAIRNISRSKFRLFRRASKLILREKTRLNSRAQEKLTHALTLSPRISTVYEAKLRLQEIWQRSSASSEILIQQLNDWCRHAESSGIRSLELFAEKLKGYRLLLN
- a CDS encoding gamma-glutamyltransferase family protein yields the protein MIIEQGYSGFGGAVTAPHHLAAQAGGRVLADGGNAIEAMIAAAACIAVVYPHMNGLGGDNFWLIHPGRGIQPVGFDACGAAAKLADVEWYRASGYERMPARGPKAASTVAGAVSGWGKAYEWSSRHCGGELPLTRLFEDAIYYARAGFSATDTLASNARLKRDELESVEGFSNLFMGNGSTLNPGERFCQPQLAQTLERLATRGFDDFYTGELSHDIAEDLERVGSPLRWADLNRHQPIQVDPLQLRLGETVLFNMPPPTQGISSLMLLGIFARLRVEYADCFEYIHGLLESTKRAFMYRDRYLTDPEHMTVDPYQLLSDSLLDRNAATVNWDQAAPWPAKEDGGDTVWLGAADAEGRVVSFIQSLYWEFGSGVVLPQTGITWQNRGSSFSLDSGHHNCLKPFRRPFHTIQPALAHLSDGRVVAYGSMGGDGQPQTQAMILSRYEWYGQGIGQAISAPRWLLGRTWGSEVTNVRIENRFPAEVLDRLLSVGHELEVIGPYDDTMGHAGAIVLHPDGLIEGASDPRSDGSVAVV
- the coaBC gene encoding bifunctional phosphopantothenoylcysteine decarboxylase/phosphopantothenate--cysteine ligase CoaBC, whose protein sequence is MSAIDGTNIVVGITGGIAAYKSVELTRRLRDAGADVRVVVTPAGKAFITPLTLQATSGNPVHDSLLDASAEAGMGHIELARWADQIIVAPASADFIARLATGLADTLLSTLCLASEAPITIAPAMNHVMWEKTATQRNVDTLRTWNVTVLDPGTGPQACGEVGPGRMQEPEVIIEHLEQSRSPGSLDGVQVMVTAGPTWEALDPVRALTNHSSGKMGYAVATAARIAGASVTLISGPTALTPPVGVQVENVVSAQEMLVAVELKIDSTDILICAAAVADYRPAESMPQKIKKDAYEMTIKLVRNPDILASMAARPSPPFIVGFAAETERAIDNARDKLKRKNVDLMVANLVEGKDKPFGSDQNALILVDRDTETDLGQDTKVKLAANLIDQIAKRFYAKDPAEST
- the rpmB gene encoding 50S ribosomal protein L28, translating into MARVCQITGKRTVSGNNVSHANNRTKRTFKPNIHDRRFWVESEKRWVRLRVSHKGLRIIDKKGIDSVLKDLRARGERV